The following proteins come from a genomic window of Polyangiaceae bacterium:
- a CDS encoding DUF2378 family protein yields MVERLPSVDRYLERLPRGLSSHPECQVKASVYRDALASHGLESVISELPRELRELVLEPPPVSSWVPEVYANSIMMAIRDVHFEPGTVGVTAYSEWTRQRNLLLLTRPLYRALFLLLSPERLLKGLQRRWGAFRKGTTIELVHQGVGAVELRVRYPENLYEETTLSGLRGALVAALEAAGAGHVKVELIEFDDRQASYRGSWS; encoded by the coding sequence ATGGTCGAACGGCTGCCCAGCGTCGATCGATATCTGGAACGTCTGCCTCGGGGGCTTTCTTCCCATCCCGAGTGTCAGGTGAAGGCGTCGGTGTATCGCGACGCGCTCGCTTCTCACGGGTTGGAGAGCGTGATCTCCGAGCTCCCCCGCGAGCTTCGCGAGCTGGTGCTGGAGCCACCCCCGGTGAGCAGCTGGGTGCCGGAGGTCTACGCCAACTCCATCATGATGGCGATTCGCGACGTGCACTTCGAGCCCGGCACTGTCGGCGTCACTGCGTATTCGGAGTGGACGCGCCAGCGCAACTTGCTGCTGCTCACCCGTCCGCTCTACCGCGCGCTGTTCCTGTTGCTCTCTCCAGAACGATTGCTCAAGGGCCTCCAGCGGCGCTGGGGCGCATTCCGAAAGGGCACTACCATCGAGCTCGTTCATCAAGGCGTGGGCGCCGTGGAGCTTCGCGTTCGCTACCCGGAGAACCTGTACGAGGAGACGACGCTCTCCGGCCTGCGCGGCGCGTTGGTGGCAGCGCTGGAGGCTGCTGGCGCTGGCCACGTGAAGGTGGAGCTGATCGAGTTCGACGACCGTCAGGCCAGCTACCGCGGTAGCTGGAGCTGA
- a CDS encoding enoyl-CoA hydratase/isomerase family protein, whose amino-acid sequence MAETILVEGGDGIFTVTVNRPDKLNALNKQVVDELTHAFEDLAAKSARVAILTGAGQKAFVAGADIAEMSALSAVQAKAFADAGHKLGYAIENAPFPVIAAVNGFALGGGCELALACDFIYAADTARFGQPEVNLGLMPGFGGTQRLSRRVGPARARELVYTADMVKADAALAMGLVNAVVPAAELLEKVRAVAEKIASKAPIAVASSKRVMVRAADADLPLANELEATAFGALFDSEDMREGTRAFVEKRAAKFQGK is encoded by the coding sequence ATGGCTGAGACGATCTTGGTAGAGGGCGGCGACGGCATCTTCACCGTCACCGTCAATCGCCCCGACAAGCTGAACGCCCTCAACAAGCAGGTCGTCGACGAGCTGACGCACGCGTTCGAGGACCTCGCCGCGAAGTCCGCACGGGTGGCGATCCTCACCGGTGCCGGCCAAAAGGCGTTCGTCGCCGGAGCCGACATCGCGGAGATGAGCGCCCTCAGCGCCGTGCAAGCCAAGGCGTTCGCCGATGCCGGGCACAAGCTCGGCTACGCCATCGAGAACGCACCCTTCCCGGTCATCGCCGCGGTCAACGGCTTTGCCCTGGGAGGCGGCTGCGAGCTCGCGCTGGCGTGTGACTTCATCTACGCGGCGGACACCGCGCGCTTCGGTCAGCCCGAGGTGAACCTGGGGCTGATGCCCGGGTTCGGAGGCACGCAGCGGCTCAGCCGTCGCGTGGGCCCCGCCCGAGCACGGGAGCTGGTGTACACCGCAGACATGGTCAAGGCGGACGCCGCCCTGGCCATGGGCTTGGTCAACGCCGTGGTGCCCGCCGCGGAGCTGCTCGAGAAGGTGCGCGCCGTGGCCGAGAAGATCGCGTCCAAGGCTCCCATCGCCGTGGCGTCGAGCAAGCGGGTGATGGTGCGCGCCGCCGACGCGGATCTGCCCCTCGCCAACGAGCTGGAGGCCACCGCCTTCGGCGCGCTCTTCGACAGCGAGGACATGCGCGAAGGGACCCGCGCCTTCGTCGAGAAGCGGGCAGCCAAGTTCCAAGGCAAGTAG
- a CDS encoding 3-hydroxybutyryl-CoA dehydrogenase (converts (S)-3-hydroxybutanoyl-CoA to 3-acetoacetyl-CoA): MNSSDIKTIAVIGAGQMGGGIAQVAAQAGYQVLLSDASVELADKGKAKIGKILEKQVAKGKMKAEDREALLERIRTSATGGGLESADLVVEAATEQADVKIGIFKAADAKMRPDAILASNTSSISITRLAGQTSRADRVIGMHFMNPVPLMKLVEIVRGVQTSAETLQTISALAEKLGKTVITSKDQPGFVVNRMLIPFLNEACFALQEGLGTPEDIDMGAKLGLNHPMGPLELADLIGLDTLLFIAEVLHREFGDDKYRPATLLRNLVAAGWYGRKVGRGFYVYDEKGQKVGRAFER; this comes from the coding sequence ATGAACTCCAGCGACATCAAGACCATCGCCGTCATCGGCGCCGGGCAAATGGGAGGCGGCATCGCACAGGTGGCCGCTCAGGCGGGCTATCAGGTGCTGCTCAGCGACGCCTCCGTGGAACTGGCCGACAAGGGCAAGGCCAAGATCGGCAAGATCCTGGAAAAGCAGGTGGCCAAGGGAAAGATGAAGGCCGAAGACCGCGAGGCGCTGCTGGAGCGCATTCGCACCTCGGCCACCGGTGGGGGTCTGGAGTCGGCGGACCTGGTGGTGGAAGCAGCCACCGAGCAGGCCGACGTCAAGATCGGGATCTTCAAGGCGGCGGACGCGAAGATGCGGCCCGACGCGATCCTGGCCTCGAACACCTCCAGCATCTCCATTACCCGCCTCGCCGGGCAGACGTCGCGAGCGGATCGCGTGATTGGAATGCACTTCATGAACCCGGTCCCCCTCATGAAGCTGGTGGAGATCGTGCGCGGTGTGCAGACCAGCGCGGAGACCCTTCAGACCATCAGTGCCCTGGCGGAGAAGCTGGGCAAGACCGTGATCACGAGCAAGGACCAGCCCGGCTTCGTGGTCAACCGCATGCTGATTCCGTTCTTGAACGAAGCGTGCTTCGCGCTGCAGGAAGGGCTCGGCACGCCGGAGGACATCGACATGGGCGCCAAGCTGGGGCTGAACCACCCGATGGGCCCCCTCGAGCTCGCAGATCTCATCGGTCTGGATACGCTGCTGTTCATCGCGGAGGTGCTCCACCGCGAGTTCGGCGACGACAAGTACCGCCCCGCCACGCTGCTCCGCAATCTGGTCGCTGCCGGCTGGTACGGTCGAAAGGTCGGTCGCGGGTTCTACGTGTACGACGAAAAGGGCCAGAAGGTCGGTCGCGCCTTCGAGAGGTGA
- a CDS encoding tetratricopeptide repeat protein, protein MRRTVLLIAALLVACAGTQPTPEQRAVMLVDKGQNGEAIRVLSDYLKQHPDALKERRLLIRIIALTGDLGRAAAEAEQLAKYLPSGDPSPWIEMGHAYELAHRYDEALSMYDRAAQVAPKDAAGPKEGGLRAARWGEVELAEPRLEEAARRAPSDAEVWHALGVVRLKLRDLPGAVVAYRSGLRADPRALENRIGLATVAVMRDDAPAALQQYDAIIAARPRVADAHLGRSWALLRMGRLDAAAEALRDAERLGASPRAVRAQKRLLARLRSASEEQRNR, encoded by the coding sequence ATGCGACGAACGGTGCTGCTCATCGCTGCCCTTCTCGTAGCGTGCGCCGGCACCCAGCCCACGCCCGAGCAGCGCGCCGTCATGCTGGTGGACAAGGGACAGAACGGCGAAGCCATTCGCGTGCTCTCGGACTACCTGAAGCAGCATCCGGACGCGCTGAAGGAGCGGCGGCTGTTGATCCGAATCATCGCCTTGACGGGGGACTTGGGTCGGGCCGCCGCGGAAGCGGAGCAGCTCGCCAAGTACTTGCCGTCGGGAGACCCGAGCCCCTGGATCGAGATGGGGCACGCCTACGAGCTCGCCCATCGCTACGACGAGGCGCTGTCGATGTACGACCGCGCCGCACAGGTGGCGCCCAAGGATGCGGCGGGGCCGAAGGAGGGGGGGCTGCGCGCGGCGCGCTGGGGCGAGGTCGAGCTGGCCGAGCCCCGGCTCGAGGAAGCAGCGCGTCGTGCCCCCTCCGACGCCGAGGTGTGGCACGCGCTGGGTGTGGTGCGGCTCAAGCTGCGGGACCTCCCCGGCGCCGTCGTGGCCTACCGCTCCGGACTTCGGGCCGACCCGAGGGCGCTCGAGAACCGGATCGGCCTCGCGACGGTGGCGGTGATGCGGGACGACGCCCCGGCCGCTTTGCAGCAGTACGACGCCATCATTGCGGCTCGCCCGCGGGTGGCGGACGCCCATCTGGGGCGCTCCTGGGCGCTGCTCCGGATGGGTCGGCTCGACGCCGCCGCCGAGGCCCTGCGAGATGCCGAGCGGTTGGGCGCCAGTCCCCGCGCCGTGCGGGCCCAGAAGCGACTCCTCGCCCGCCTCCGGAGCGCGTCGGAAGAGCAAAGGAATCGCTGA